The following are from one region of the Quercus robur chromosome 1, dhQueRobu3.1, whole genome shotgun sequence genome:
- the LOC126691224 gene encoding uncharacterized protein LOC126691224 isoform X4, with protein MKKSDCVSFLADPNSRRSCLCSIFPTASLLCLVYFIGSAFIAPNYKEKLSIWGLGGSLQNSAVSNCGIKCRPYGSEALPEGIVSKTSNLEMRPLWGSRKFLSSNFVVMLFHYDGIVDEWKDFEWSDHVIHISAVNQTKWWFAKRFLHPDIVAEYSYIFLWDEDLGVEDFHPEQYVSIIISEGLEISQPALDRNKSEVHHQITARGRRTKVHRRTYKPGGGRKGCDGSSTAPPCTGWIEMMAPVFSRAAWRCVWYMIQNDLIHAWGLDMQLGYCAQGDRTKNVGVVDAEYIVHYGRPTLGGNEENEASSHSHAKDHRVDVRRQSYIEYEVFRKRWKKAVEEDKCWTDPYPQPVVESIYF; from the exons ATGAAGAAGTCCGATTGT GTATCTTTTCTAGCAGATCCAAACAGTCGTAGATCATGTCTTTGTAGCATTTTCCCCACTGCTTCTTTGCTTTGTCTAGTGTACTTCATAGGGAGTGCATTCATAGCACCGAATTACAAAGAG AAATTATCAATATGGGGACTAGGTGGTAGTTTGCAGAATTCAGCAGTCAGCAACTGTGGG ATTAAATGCCGGCCTTATGGAAGTGAGGCATTACCTGAAGGTATTGTTTCCAAGACTTCTAACTTGGAAATGCGACCATTATGGGGCTCTCGAAAG TTTCTATCAAGCAATTTTGTTGTGATGCTTTTCCACTATGATGGTATTGTTGATGAATGGAAGGATTTTGAGTGGAGTGATCATGTCATACACATTTCTGCAGTCAATCAAACTAAATG GTGGTTTGCTAAGCGTTTCTTACATCCTGATATAGTGGCTGAATATAGTTACATTTTCCTTTGGGATGAGGACCTTGGGGTCGAGGACTTCCATCCTGAACA GTATGTGTCTATTATTATAAGTGAGGGGCTTGAGATATCACAGCCGGCACTTGATCGTAACAAATCAGAGGTGCATCATCAAATTACTGCTCGTGGGAGGAGAACAAAAGTGCACAG AAGGACGTACAAGCCTGGTGGAGGGAGGAAAGGTTGTGATGGCAGCAGTACGGCCCCTCCGTGCACTGG GTGGATAGAAATGATGGCACCTGTTTTTTCAAGAGCTGCCTGGCGGTGTGTATGGTATATGATCCAG aatGACTTGATCCATGCTTGGGGCCTAGACATGCAGCTCGGATATTGTGCCCAG GGTGATCGAACCAAAAACGTTGGTGTTGTGGATGCTGAGTACATAGTCCATTATGGTCGTCCTACACTTGGTGGCAATGAAGAAAATGAG GCATCATCTCACTCTCATGCAAAGGATCATAGAGTTGAT GTGAGGAGGCAGTCGTACATTGAATATGAAGTTTTCAGAAAACGATGGAAAAAGGCTGTTGAGGAGGATAAATGTTGGACTGATCCATACCCACAGCCAGTGGTGGAGAGCATCTATTTTTGA
- the LOC126691224 gene encoding uncharacterized protein LOC126691224 isoform X2, whose product MKKSDCVSFLADPNSRRSCLCSIFPTASLLCLVYFIGSAFIAPNYKEKLSIWGLGGSLQNSAVSNCGIKCRPYGSEALPEGIVSKTSNLEMRPLWGSRKTNVNNTNNLFAMAVGIKQKVLVNKMVKKFLSSNFVVMLFHYDGIVDEWKDFEWSDHVIHISAVNQTKWWFAKRFLHPDIVAEYSYIFLWDEDLGVEDFHPEQYVSIIISEGLEISQPALDRNKSEVHHQITARGRRTKVHRRTYKPGGGRKGCDGSSTAPPCTGWIEMMAPVFSRAAWRCVWYMIQNDLIHAWGLDMQLGYCAQGDRTKNVGVVDAEYIVHYGRPTLGGNEENEASSHSHAKDHRVDVRRQSYIEYEVFRKRWKKAVEEDKCWTDPYPQPVVESIYF is encoded by the exons ATGAAGAAGTCCGATTGT GTATCTTTTCTAGCAGATCCAAACAGTCGTAGATCATGTCTTTGTAGCATTTTCCCCACTGCTTCTTTGCTTTGTCTAGTGTACTTCATAGGGAGTGCATTCATAGCACCGAATTACAAAGAG AAATTATCAATATGGGGACTAGGTGGTAGTTTGCAGAATTCAGCAGTCAGCAACTGTGGG ATTAAATGCCGGCCTTATGGAAGTGAGGCATTACCTGAAGGTATTGTTTCCAAGACTTCTAACTTGGAAATGCGACCATTATGGGGCTCTCGAAAG ACTAATGTGAATAACACGAATAATTTATTTGCTATGGCTGTTGGGATAAAGCAAAAAGTTCTTGTGAATAAAATGGTGAAAAAG TTTCTATCAAGCAATTTTGTTGTGATGCTTTTCCACTATGATGGTATTGTTGATGAATGGAAGGATTTTGAGTGGAGTGATCATGTCATACACATTTCTGCAGTCAATCAAACTAAATG GTGGTTTGCTAAGCGTTTCTTACATCCTGATATAGTGGCTGAATATAGTTACATTTTCCTTTGGGATGAGGACCTTGGGGTCGAGGACTTCCATCCTGAACA GTATGTGTCTATTATTATAAGTGAGGGGCTTGAGATATCACAGCCGGCACTTGATCGTAACAAATCAGAGGTGCATCATCAAATTACTGCTCGTGGGAGGAGAACAAAAGTGCACAG AAGGACGTACAAGCCTGGTGGAGGGAGGAAAGGTTGTGATGGCAGCAGTACGGCCCCTCCGTGCACTGG GTGGATAGAAATGATGGCACCTGTTTTTTCAAGAGCTGCCTGGCGGTGTGTATGGTATATGATCCAG aatGACTTGATCCATGCTTGGGGCCTAGACATGCAGCTCGGATATTGTGCCCAG GGTGATCGAACCAAAAACGTTGGTGTTGTGGATGCTGAGTACATAGTCCATTATGGTCGTCCTACACTTGGTGGCAATGAAGAAAATGAG GCATCATCTCACTCTCATGCAAAGGATCATAGAGTTGAT GTGAGGAGGCAGTCGTACATTGAATATGAAGTTTTCAGAAAACGATGGAAAAAGGCTGTTGAGGAGGATAAATGTTGGACTGATCCATACCCACAGCCAGTGGTGGAGAGCATCTATTTTTGA
- the LOC126691224 gene encoding uncharacterized protein LOC126691224 isoform X1, with protein sequence MKKSDCVSFLADPNSRRSCLCSIFPTASLLCLVYFIGSAFIAPNYKEKLSIWGLGGSLQNSAVSNCGIKCRPYGSEALPEGIVSKTSNLEMRPLWGSRKATYNVSFQQTNVNNTNNLFAMAVGIKQKVLVNKMVKKFLSSNFVVMLFHYDGIVDEWKDFEWSDHVIHISAVNQTKWWFAKRFLHPDIVAEYSYIFLWDEDLGVEDFHPEQYVSIIISEGLEISQPALDRNKSEVHHQITARGRRTKVHRRTYKPGGGRKGCDGSSTAPPCTGWIEMMAPVFSRAAWRCVWYMIQNDLIHAWGLDMQLGYCAQGDRTKNVGVVDAEYIVHYGRPTLGGNEENEASSHSHAKDHRVDVRRQSYIEYEVFRKRWKKAVEEDKCWTDPYPQPVVESIYF encoded by the exons ATGAAGAAGTCCGATTGT GTATCTTTTCTAGCAGATCCAAACAGTCGTAGATCATGTCTTTGTAGCATTTTCCCCACTGCTTCTTTGCTTTGTCTAGTGTACTTCATAGGGAGTGCATTCATAGCACCGAATTACAAAGAG AAATTATCAATATGGGGACTAGGTGGTAGTTTGCAGAATTCAGCAGTCAGCAACTGTGGG ATTAAATGCCGGCCTTATGGAAGTGAGGCATTACCTGAAGGTATTGTTTCCAAGACTTCTAACTTGGAAATGCGACCATTATGGGGCTCTCGAAAG GCTACTTATAATGTAAGTTTTCAACAGACTAATGTGAATAACACGAATAATTTATTTGCTATGGCTGTTGGGATAAAGCAAAAAGTTCTTGTGAATAAAATGGTGAAAAAG TTTCTATCAAGCAATTTTGTTGTGATGCTTTTCCACTATGATGGTATTGTTGATGAATGGAAGGATTTTGAGTGGAGTGATCATGTCATACACATTTCTGCAGTCAATCAAACTAAATG GTGGTTTGCTAAGCGTTTCTTACATCCTGATATAGTGGCTGAATATAGTTACATTTTCCTTTGGGATGAGGACCTTGGGGTCGAGGACTTCCATCCTGAACA GTATGTGTCTATTATTATAAGTGAGGGGCTTGAGATATCACAGCCGGCACTTGATCGTAACAAATCAGAGGTGCATCATCAAATTACTGCTCGTGGGAGGAGAACAAAAGTGCACAG AAGGACGTACAAGCCTGGTGGAGGGAGGAAAGGTTGTGATGGCAGCAGTACGGCCCCTCCGTGCACTGG GTGGATAGAAATGATGGCACCTGTTTTTTCAAGAGCTGCCTGGCGGTGTGTATGGTATATGATCCAG aatGACTTGATCCATGCTTGGGGCCTAGACATGCAGCTCGGATATTGTGCCCAG GGTGATCGAACCAAAAACGTTGGTGTTGTGGATGCTGAGTACATAGTCCATTATGGTCGTCCTACACTTGGTGGCAATGAAGAAAATGAG GCATCATCTCACTCTCATGCAAAGGATCATAGAGTTGAT GTGAGGAGGCAGTCGTACATTGAATATGAAGTTTTCAGAAAACGATGGAAAAAGGCTGTTGAGGAGGATAAATGTTGGACTGATCCATACCCACAGCCAGTGGTGGAGAGCATCTATTTTTGA
- the LOC126691224 gene encoding uncharacterized protein LOC126691224 isoform X3, protein MKKSDCVSFLADPNSRRSCLCSIFPTASLLCLVYFIGSAFIAPNYKEKLSIWGLGGSLQNSAVSNCGIKCRPYGSEALPEGIVSKTSNLEMRPLWGSRKATYNVSFQQTNVNNTNNLFAMAVGIKQKVLVNKMVKKFLSSNFVVMLFHYDGIVDEWKDFEWSDHVIHISAVNQTKWWFAKRFLHPDIVAEYSYIFLWDEDLGVEDFHPEQYVSIIISEGLEISQPALDRNKSEVHHQITARGRRTKVHRRTYKPGGGRKGCDGSSTAPPCTGWIEMMAPVFSRAAWRCVWYMIQNDLIHAWGLDMQLGYCAQGDRTKNVGVVDAEYIVHYGRPTLGGNEENERLATGSREWLAVGKSPKEAHV, encoded by the exons ATGAAGAAGTCCGATTGT GTATCTTTTCTAGCAGATCCAAACAGTCGTAGATCATGTCTTTGTAGCATTTTCCCCACTGCTTCTTTGCTTTGTCTAGTGTACTTCATAGGGAGTGCATTCATAGCACCGAATTACAAAGAG AAATTATCAATATGGGGACTAGGTGGTAGTTTGCAGAATTCAGCAGTCAGCAACTGTGGG ATTAAATGCCGGCCTTATGGAAGTGAGGCATTACCTGAAGGTATTGTTTCCAAGACTTCTAACTTGGAAATGCGACCATTATGGGGCTCTCGAAAG GCTACTTATAATGTAAGTTTTCAACAGACTAATGTGAATAACACGAATAATTTATTTGCTATGGCTGTTGGGATAAAGCAAAAAGTTCTTGTGAATAAAATGGTGAAAAAG TTTCTATCAAGCAATTTTGTTGTGATGCTTTTCCACTATGATGGTATTGTTGATGAATGGAAGGATTTTGAGTGGAGTGATCATGTCATACACATTTCTGCAGTCAATCAAACTAAATG GTGGTTTGCTAAGCGTTTCTTACATCCTGATATAGTGGCTGAATATAGTTACATTTTCCTTTGGGATGAGGACCTTGGGGTCGAGGACTTCCATCCTGAACA GTATGTGTCTATTATTATAAGTGAGGGGCTTGAGATATCACAGCCGGCACTTGATCGTAACAAATCAGAGGTGCATCATCAAATTACTGCTCGTGGGAGGAGAACAAAAGTGCACAG AAGGACGTACAAGCCTGGTGGAGGGAGGAAAGGTTGTGATGGCAGCAGTACGGCCCCTCCGTGCACTGG GTGGATAGAAATGATGGCACCTGTTTTTTCAAGAGCTGCCTGGCGGTGTGTATGGTATATGATCCAG aatGACTTGATCCATGCTTGGGGCCTAGACATGCAGCTCGGATATTGTGCCCAG GGTGATCGAACCAAAAACGTTGGTGTTGTGGATGCTGAGTACATAGTCCATTATGGTCGTCCTACACTTGGTGGCAATGAAGAAAATGAG AGacttgcgactggatctcgcgagtgGCTCGCGGTAGGCAAGTCTCCAAAAgaggcacacgtgtga